A part of Thermococcus sp. JdF3 genomic DNA contains:
- a CDS encoding glycogen synthase, translated as MRILILGFEYLPVKVGGLAEAVTSIAEGLAELGNEVVVFTPDHGRNLGEVFGSFRVSASGGEVSITVRKREQNGVVVYSLGGGLLSEPDVYGPSWEGLLRKAVLFGKASVGLMNELIETFKPDVIHAHDWHTVFALGLLKKYFGTRSVFTVHRLNKAKIPARYFDEANLPELAPYPGIDPEHTACYIADMVTTVSRSYLWEEWNFFKHFEGKVTHVFNGIDCSFWNEELMETKDLPREERRRRVLERFGLSDGKAFMFIGRFDKAQKGVDTLLRAIEVLSADPAFKEMRFIIIGKGDPELEAWARAVGNRFPENVRVVTELLGRETVRELYGSVDFVIIPSYFEPFGLVQLEAMCLGAVPIGSAVGGIKDTVIDLNSDPENATGLLVPPRDAFALARAMVLAKELDEGTLRKLRENGKRRARNDFTWENACGRYMKVYGGTVDRAVPFLR; from the coding sequence ATGAGGATTCTTATCCTTGGGTTTGAGTACCTGCCCGTTAAGGTGGGCGGCCTTGCCGAGGCCGTGACGAGCATAGCCGAGGGGCTTGCCGAACTGGGAAACGAGGTCGTCGTTTTCACCCCCGACCACGGTAGAAACCTCGGCGAAGTCTTCGGCTCCTTCAGGGTTTCGGCCTCCGGCGGGGAGGTTTCGATAACCGTCAGAAAGCGTGAGCAGAACGGGGTGGTTGTCTACTCCCTCGGCGGGGGACTCCTCAGCGAGCCCGATGTTTACGGCCCGAGCTGGGAGGGCCTGCTCAGGAAAGCGGTTCTCTTTGGAAAGGCGAGCGTCGGGCTGATGAACGAGCTTATTGAAACCTTCAAGCCGGACGTAATCCACGCCCACGACTGGCACACCGTCTTTGCCCTCGGCCTCTTGAAGAAGTACTTCGGGACAAGGAGCGTCTTCACGGTCCACAGGCTCAACAAGGCGAAGATTCCAGCTCGCTACTTCGATGAAGCCAATCTCCCTGAACTCGCCCCCTACCCCGGGATAGACCCCGAGCATACCGCCTGCTACATCGCCGACATGGTCACGACAGTGAGCAGAAGCTATCTGTGGGAGGAGTGGAATTTCTTCAAGCACTTCGAGGGTAAGGTTACGCACGTCTTCAACGGTATAGACTGCTCCTTCTGGAACGAGGAGCTCATGGAGACGAAGGACCTTCCCAGGGAGGAGAGAAGGAGGCGCGTTCTGGAGCGCTTCGGCCTGAGCGATGGGAAGGCTTTCATGTTCATAGGACGCTTTGACAAAGCTCAGAAGGGCGTTGACACCCTCCTCCGGGCGATAGAGGTTCTCTCAGCCGACCCTGCCTTTAAAGAGATGAGGTTCATCATAATCGGCAAGGGCGATCCGGAGCTTGAGGCCTGGGCCAGAGCCGTGGGAAACCGCTTCCCCGAGAACGTCAGGGTGGTTACCGAGCTCCTCGGCAGGGAAACCGTCAGAGAGCTCTACGGTTCGGTGGACTTCGTGATAATTCCCTCCTACTTCGAGCCCTTTGGTCTGGTGCAGCTTGAAGCCATGTGCCTCGGCGCGGTTCCGATAGGAAGTGCCGTTGGGGGGATAAAGGATACCGTAATAGACCTCAACTCCGACCCGGAGAACGCCACGGGACTGCTCGTCCCCCCGAGGGACGCTTTCGCGTTGGCGAGGGCAATGGTTCTCGCCAAGGAGCTGGACGAGGGAACATTGAGAAAGCTCCGCGAGAACGGAAAGAGAAGGGCCAGAAACGACTTCACGTGGGAGAACGCCTGCGGGAGGTACATGAAAGTTTACGGGGGGACGGTTGACAGGGCTGTCCCGTTCCTCCGCTAG
- a CDS encoding ribonuclease P protein component 2, translated as MREKPKYLPPTLRDKHRYIAFQVIGERPFKKDEIKRAIWDASISALGTLGSARAKPWFIKFDEKSQTGIVRVDRKHVEELRFAMTLVTEINGSRAIFRTLGVSGTIKRLKRKFLAGYGWR; from the coding sequence ATGAGGGAGAAGCCGAAGTACCTGCCGCCCACCCTGAGGGACAAGCACCGCTACATAGCCTTTCAGGTCATCGGGGAGAGGCCGTTTAAGAAGGATGAGATAAAGAGGGCCATATGGGATGCGAGCATCTCAGCGCTGGGAACCCTCGGCTCGGCGAGGGCAAAGCCCTGGTTCATCAAGTTCGACGAGAAGAGCCAGACCGGAATCGTCAGAGTTGATAGGAAGCATGTGGAGGAACTGCGCTTCGCCATGACGCTTGTTACGGAGATAAACGGTTCGAGGGCCATATTCAGAACCCTCGGTGTTTCCGGAACGATAAAAAGATTGAAAAGGAAGTTCCTGGCCGGGTACGGCTGGCGCTAG
- a CDS encoding radical SAM protein, producing the protein MVWETPYFSYAVRELPKGCQLCVRGEKLVLFTTGVCPRDCFYCPLSEHRMGDVVYANERPVKSLDDVIEEALLMEARGTGVTGGDPLTRLDRTAEYIRALKGAFGENFHVHLYTTGALATKKNLEKLYDAGLDEIRFHPDLFNPNSKLFRIEIENIRNAFDFDWDVGGEIPSIPGGFERMKWYAEFLDDLGAKFLNVNELEFSETNLRAILDRGYRPISDESAAIKGSLELGLKLLEWGEENTSLSYHLCTARLKDAVQLKNRLRRMARNVARPYMEITEDGTLRFGIAEYDDLDELYTLLVEEAEVPPEWLYINRKRGRIEMPEEVAVELAEAIEGDVRFFIVEEYPTWDRIEVERVPLP; encoded by the coding sequence ATGGTCTGGGAGACGCCTTACTTTTCATACGCTGTGAGAGAGCTTCCTAAGGGCTGTCAGCTCTGCGTCAGGGGTGAGAAGCTCGTCCTCTTCACAACCGGGGTCTGCCCGAGGGACTGCTTCTACTGCCCGCTGAGCGAGCACAGAATGGGCGATGTTGTTTACGCCAATGAGAGACCCGTCAAAAGCTTGGACGACGTGATCGAGGAGGCCCTTTTGATGGAGGCGAGGGGGACCGGCGTTACCGGCGGCGACCCTCTGACGAGGCTCGACAGAACGGCTGAGTATATCCGCGCCCTCAAGGGGGCCTTTGGCGAAAACTTCCACGTTCATCTGTATACGACGGGTGCCTTGGCGACCAAGAAGAACCTCGAAAAGCTCTACGATGCAGGTCTGGATGAGATACGATTCCACCCCGATCTGTTCAACCCGAACTCGAAGCTCTTCAGGATCGAGATAGAGAACATAAGGAACGCCTTCGACTTCGACTGGGACGTCGGCGGCGAAATCCCATCGATTCCGGGAGGGTTCGAGAGAATGAAGTGGTACGCGGAGTTTCTCGATGACCTTGGGGCTAAGTTCCTCAACGTGAACGAGCTGGAGTTCAGCGAGACGAACCTGAGGGCGATTCTCGACAGGGGGTACAGGCCAATAAGCGATGAGAGCGCGGCCATCAAAGGCTCCCTTGAGCTGGGCCTGAAGCTCCTCGAATGGGGCGAGGAGAACACCTCCCTGAGCTACCACCTGTGCACGGCCAGGCTGAAGGATGCGGTCCAGCTCAAGAACAGGCTGAGGAGGATGGCGAGGAACGTTGCAAGGCCCTACATGGAGATAACCGAGGACGGGACGCTCCGCTTCGGCATAGCGGAATACGATGACCTCGACGAACTCTACACGCTCCTCGTGGAGGAGGCCGAGGTCCCGCCTGAGTGGCTCTACATCAACCGCAAGAGGGGCAGGATAGAGATGCCGGAGGAGGTAGCGGTTGAGCTCGCCGAGGCTATCGAGGGCGACGTGAGGTTCTTCATCGTGGAGGAGTATCCGACGTGGGACAGGATAGAGGTGGAGAGGGTTCCACTGCCATAG
- a CDS encoding ATP-binding protein, whose translation MLFDLRPKSRREEIFDRDEEFRELERSIERYPLTLLLGIRRVGKSSLLRAYLSENPGILIDCRELYAESGHIAREDLVRELQSKGILMQRVLSKFRLKLNLRFLEVEPRGASLREIFRELNEVGEKTGRFIIAFDEAQYLRFYGSRGGKELLALFAHAYDSLPNLRIVLTGSEVGLLHDFLGIGDYGSPLYGRVGGEVYVRPFDGETSKAFLKAGFKEAGVEVSEEDIEKAVSVLDGIPGWLVLFGAKYLEKGSFQEAMNATLEVAKGLIFGELSELEKRSRRYIGILRAIAMGYNRWSLIRDYLELKKMRTPEPRLHELLKNLKKMGWVEEKNGEYSLTDPLVKLALE comes from the coding sequence GTGCTGTTCGACCTGAGACCGAAGAGCAGGAGAGAGGAGATTTTTGACAGGGACGAGGAGTTTAGGGAGCTGGAGAGGAGCATTGAGAGGTATCCCCTAACGCTCCTCCTCGGCATAAGGCGCGTTGGAAAGAGCTCCCTGCTCAGGGCGTACCTCAGCGAGAACCCGGGGATCCTGATAGACTGCAGGGAACTCTATGCCGAGAGCGGGCACATAGCTAGAGAAGACCTCGTGAGAGAACTCCAGTCGAAGGGAATTCTGATGCAGAGGGTTCTCTCCAAGTTCCGGCTAAAGCTGAACCTGAGGTTCCTTGAGGTCGAGCCAAGGGGAGCATCGCTGAGGGAGATTTTCAGGGAGCTGAACGAGGTCGGTGAGAAAACCGGGAGGTTCATCATCGCCTTTGACGAAGCCCAGTACCTCCGGTTCTACGGTTCAAGGGGTGGAAAAGAGCTGCTGGCGCTCTTTGCTCACGCCTACGACAGCCTGCCGAACCTCAGAATAGTGCTAACGGGCTCAGAGGTCGGTCTGCTCCACGACTTCCTGGGCATAGGTGACTACGGGAGCCCGCTCTACGGCAGGGTGGGGGGAGAGGTTTACGTGAGGCCCTTCGATGGAGAAACCTCGAAGGCGTTCTTAAAGGCAGGTTTCAAAGAGGCGGGTGTTGAGGTATCCGAAGAGGACATTGAAAAAGCAGTATCGGTACTCGATGGAATCCCCGGCTGGCTCGTCCTGTTTGGGGCGAAATACCTTGAGAAGGGGAGCTTCCAGGAGGCCATGAACGCCACGCTGGAGGTTGCCAAAGGGCTCATCTTCGGCGAGCTCTCAGAGCTCGAGAAAAGGAGCAGGCGGTACATTGGAATCTTGAGAGCAATAGCTATGGGTTACAACCGGTGGAGCCTCATACGCGACTACCTGGAGCTCAAGAAGATGAGAACCCCCGAGCCGAGACTCCATGAGCTGTTGAAGAACCTGAAGAAGATGGGGTGGGTTGAAGAGAAAAACGGTGAGTACAGCCTCACGGATCCACTCGTAAAGCTCGCCCTGGAATGA
- the ileS gene encoding isoleucine--tRNA ligase, with the protein MIKEPEFREYTPGKLEEKVERFWEENNTYEKVKTARQNGPKYYFLDGPPYVSGAIHLGTAWNKIIKDMVIRFRTMQGYNVRRQPGFDMHGLPIEVKVEQALGLKTKKDIETEIGVDNFIRKCKEFALNNLKVMTGQFRQLGVWMDWDNPYMTIKNEYIESGWFTLKRAHEKGLLEKDKRVLHWCPRCETALAEHEVRGEYKIREDPSIYVKFPIEGRENEYLLIWTTTPWTLPANLAVTVHADYDYAKVKVETENGEEYWIIAKALVERVLSEVGVRGEIVEEFKGEELEGVRYVHVLMDEYPIQKEFREGYEWAHRVILGEHVTLGEGTGLVHTAPGHGEEDFEIGRQYGLPVYSPVDDEGRYTEGHWKGTYVKDADPEIIEHLKAKGYLVKAGTIEHKYPHCWRCKTPLIFRATDQWFLKVSKVKDLIIKENDEKVTWYPDWVKVRYDNGVMNSGDWVISRQRYWGIPLPIWQSEDGEIHVVGSFKELVELSVAIEVNSERIELPESYEEKLRVIEEKLGPEDLHRPYVDAFIIKVNGKEMRRVKDVVDVWFDSGIASWASLDYPRTEENFRKLWPADFIVEGEDQVTKWFYSQQAASVIAFDTVPYRHVAMHGYVLDEKGDKMSKSLGNIIRPEEVVQKEGRDPFRFYMLWATNPWENLKFSWKGLAQVKRMLNILWNVYVLSATYMSLDNFDPTKLKPEELPFREEDRWILSRVNGLIGDVTEGIETFRLTRATRAIYHFVVEDLSRWYVRLIRKRMWVEGDDPDKLAAYYTVWKVFDVLLRLMAPFTPYIAEEIYQNMLRPFVGVESVHLLDWPKVEEGTRDEELEREMEYVRRIVEAGSSARQRARIKLRYPVRRIIVETEDETVKKAVERLNRILRDQLNAKEVVVGKVERELVIKPNFAKVGPEFKGDARLVIAWINEHGRELYERGEMDVEIEGKTFHLTREHLSIEEKLPDFFVAEEFEGGRVFVDKTLTRELLSEGLAREFVRRIQEMRKRLDLDVNDRIVVTIETTDENRELLSENLDYVMKETRAVEVRFGEAKGYVVEWPEVQAKIGIERVEN; encoded by the coding sequence ATGATAAAGGAACCGGAGTTTAGGGAGTATACCCCAGGGAAGCTTGAGGAAAAGGTCGAGCGCTTTTGGGAGGAGAACAACACCTACGAGAAGGTGAAGACCGCGCGCCAGAACGGCCCGAAGTACTACTTCCTCGACGGGCCGCCCTACGTCAGCGGTGCAATACACCTCGGAACTGCCTGGAACAAGATAATCAAGGACATGGTGATAAGGTTCAGGACGATGCAGGGCTACAACGTCCGCAGGCAGCCGGGCTTCGACATGCATGGCCTTCCGATAGAGGTCAAGGTCGAGCAGGCCCTCGGGCTCAAGACCAAGAAGGACATAGAGACCGAGATAGGTGTGGACAACTTCATCAGGAAGTGCAAGGAGTTCGCCCTCAACAACCTCAAAGTGATGACCGGACAGTTCAGGCAGCTCGGCGTCTGGATGGACTGGGACAACCCCTACATGACGATAAAGAACGAGTACATCGAATCGGGCTGGTTCACGCTCAAGAGGGCCCACGAGAAGGGCCTGCTTGAGAAGGACAAGCGCGTTCTCCACTGGTGCCCGAGATGTGAGACTGCCCTGGCTGAACACGAGGTCCGCGGCGAGTACAAGATAAGGGAGGACCCGAGCATATACGTCAAGTTCCCGATAGAGGGCAGGGAGAACGAGTACCTCCTCATCTGGACGACCACGCCCTGGACCCTCCCGGCCAACCTCGCCGTCACCGTTCACGCAGACTACGACTACGCCAAGGTTAAGGTCGAGACCGAGAACGGAGAGGAGTACTGGATAATAGCGAAGGCCCTCGTTGAGAGGGTTCTGAGCGAGGTCGGCGTCAGGGGAGAGATAGTTGAGGAGTTCAAGGGCGAGGAGCTCGAGGGAGTGCGCTACGTCCACGTCCTCATGGACGAGTACCCGATCCAGAAGGAGTTCCGCGAGGGGTACGAGTGGGCCCACCGCGTAATCCTCGGCGAGCACGTGACGCTGGGGGAGGGTACCGGCCTTGTCCACACCGCCCCGGGCCACGGTGAGGAGGACTTCGAGATAGGCAGACAGTACGGCCTGCCGGTATACAGCCCGGTCGACGACGAGGGGCGCTACACCGAGGGCCACTGGAAGGGAACCTACGTCAAGGATGCCGATCCGGAGATAATAGAGCACCTCAAAGCCAAGGGCTACCTCGTGAAGGCCGGAACGATAGAGCACAAGTACCCCCACTGCTGGCGCTGCAAGACCCCGCTCATATTCAGGGCAACCGACCAGTGGTTCCTCAAGGTCAGCAAGGTTAAGGACCTCATAATCAAGGAGAACGACGAGAAGGTGACCTGGTATCCGGACTGGGTGAAGGTGCGCTACGATAACGGCGTCATGAACTCGGGCGACTGGGTCATAAGCAGGCAGCGCTACTGGGGCATACCGCTCCCGATATGGCAGAGCGAGGACGGCGAGATACACGTCGTCGGCTCGTTTAAGGAGCTGGTGGAGCTCAGCGTCGCGATAGAGGTTAACAGCGAGAGAATAGAGCTCCCGGAGAGCTACGAGGAGAAGCTCAGGGTCATCGAAGAGAAGCTCGGCCCGGAGGACCTGCACAGGCCCTACGTCGATGCCTTCATCATAAAGGTCAACGGCAAGGAGATGAGGCGCGTTAAAGACGTCGTTGACGTCTGGTTCGACAGCGGAATAGCGAGCTGGGCTTCCCTCGACTACCCGAGAACTGAGGAGAACTTCAGGAAACTCTGGCCGGCGGACTTCATAGTCGAGGGTGAGGACCAGGTCACCAAGTGGTTCTACTCCCAGCAGGCGGCCAGCGTCATAGCCTTCGACACCGTCCCCTACAGGCACGTGGCGATGCACGGCTACGTCCTCGACGAGAAGGGCGACAAGATGAGCAAGAGCCTCGGCAACATCATAAGGCCGGAGGAGGTCGTCCAGAAGGAGGGAAGGGACCCCTTCAGGTTCTACATGCTCTGGGCCACCAACCCCTGGGAGAACCTCAAGTTCAGCTGGAAGGGCCTGGCTCAGGTCAAGAGGATGCTCAACATACTCTGGAACGTCTACGTTTTGAGCGCCACCTACATGAGCCTGGATAACTTCGACCCGACGAAGCTCAAGCCGGAGGAGCTTCCGTTCCGCGAGGAGGATAGGTGGATACTCAGCAGGGTTAACGGGCTGATAGGCGACGTCACCGAGGGCATAGAGACCTTCAGACTCACAAGGGCGACCAGGGCGATATACCACTTCGTCGTTGAGGACCTCAGCAGGTGGTATGTCCGCCTAATCAGGAAGCGCATGTGGGTCGAGGGCGACGACCCCGACAAGCTGGCGGCATACTACACCGTCTGGAAGGTCTTCGACGTCCTGCTGAGGCTCATGGCGCCCTTCACGCCCTACATAGCCGAGGAGATATACCAGAACATGCTGAGGCCGTTCGTCGGAGTGGAGAGCGTCCACCTGCTCGACTGGCCTAAGGTCGAGGAGGGCACCAGGGACGAGGAACTTGAGAGGGAGATGGAATACGTCAGGAGGATAGTCGAGGCCGGCTCAAGCGCAAGACAGAGGGCCAGGATAAAGCTCCGCTACCCGGTCAGGAGGATAATCGTCGAAACCGAGGACGAGACCGTGAAGAAGGCCGTCGAGAGACTCAACAGAATACTCCGCGACCAGCTCAACGCCAAGGAGGTCGTCGTTGGCAAGGTAGAGAGGGAGCTCGTCATAAAGCCGAACTTCGCTAAGGTCGGTCCGGAGTTCAAGGGAGATGCAAGGCTCGTGATAGCGTGGATAAACGAGCACGGCAGAGAGCTCTACGAGAGGGGCGAGATGGACGTTGAGATTGAAGGAAAGACCTTCCACCTCACCAGGGAGCACCTGAGCATAGAGGAGAAGCTGCCGGACTTCTTCGTTGCCGAGGAGTTCGAGGGCGGAAGAGTCTTCGTGGACAAGACCCTCACGAGGGAGCTCCTCTCTGAGGGCCTCGCGAGGGAGTTCGTCAGGAGGATACAGGAGATGCGCAAGAGGCTTGACCTCGACGTGAACGACAGAATCGTTGTCACCATAGAGACCACCGACGAGAACCGCGAGCTCCTCAGCGAGAACCTCGACTACGTGATGAAGGAGACCAGAGCTGTGGAAGTTCGCTTCGGGGAAGCCAAGGGCTACGTCGTCGAGTGGCCAGAGGTTCAGGCGAAGATAGGGATTGAGAGAGTTGAAAACTGA
- a CDS encoding DMT family transporter gives MNRSELVLLGITAIWGFTFPAMKVSLAYLPPILFLAYRFGIASLLMLLIFRSKVLRRETFKEGFILGTTLFFGHGFQIVGLKYTTASNSAFITSLYVVFTPFIAYFLLGDGLKLRDAASLAIALTGLYLISGASLNFNYGDMLTVLCALSFAFQIVLVQRFGEKDYLSLAFWQITWNFVFSLAFALVAEPFTFPTDPLPWAGILYTSVFATVIAFTLQVKHQRNTRAHKAALIYSAEPIFGHVAAFLTIGEILSAKGYLGAALIMAGIWNEIRNSE, from the coding sequence ATGAACCGCTCCGAGCTCGTACTCCTCGGCATCACGGCGATATGGGGCTTCACTTTCCCCGCCATGAAGGTTAGCCTTGCCTACCTGCCGCCGATACTCTTTCTGGCGTACCGCTTCGGCATAGCCTCGCTCCTGATGCTGCTGATTTTCCGCTCGAAGGTTCTCCGAAGGGAAACCTTTAAGGAGGGCTTCATTCTGGGAACGACCCTCTTCTTCGGCCACGGCTTTCAGATAGTCGGGCTGAAGTACACCACGGCCTCGAACTCCGCCTTCATAACCTCGCTCTACGTCGTCTTCACGCCCTTCATAGCCTACTTCCTGCTGGGGGATGGACTCAAGCTTAGAGATGCCGCTTCGCTCGCAATAGCCCTCACCGGCCTCTACCTCATCTCCGGAGCGAGCCTGAACTTCAATTACGGCGACATGCTCACGGTCCTGTGCGCCCTGAGTTTTGCCTTCCAGATAGTGCTCGTCCAGCGCTTTGGAGAGAAGGACTACCTCAGCCTGGCCTTCTGGCAGATAACGTGGAACTTCGTCTTTTCGCTGGCCTTTGCGCTCGTCGCCGAGCCGTTCACGTTCCCCACGGACCCCCTGCCATGGGCCGGAATCCTGTACACCTCGGTCTTCGCGACGGTGATAGCGTTCACACTCCAGGTGAAGCACCAGAGGAACACGAGGGCGCACAAGGCGGCGCTGATTTACTCCGCGGAGCCCATATTCGGCCACGTTGCGGCGTTTCTAACTATAGGGGAAATCCTAAGCGCCAAGGGCTACCTGGGTGCGGCGCTGATAATGGCGGGGATATGGAACGAGATCAGGAACAGCGAGTGA
- a CDS encoding glycoside hydrolase has protein sequence MEMKYAHHFHAYQPGDIVYVKDGDGDKPIEYKERKSPVAIRIRGEEVRGENWTRAMLYSYEHIADTLSRMKGVSIDIEPFTFLMLLRYHKSAFEETVELLRRFDAVPTMPFHPIVPHLDEFEQRILARVSFDFYAPLMGDRPVIGYWLPEAVITRRTAQLVESSTDKRLVFLLDERQLLYDFPQAKHSCNRYSSSFVFGREWGISDAFAFNTLDVPGLIRETLSYHDDHKENLGVPYLIFTASDLESLLGNPAQLDRFTAWMEGLERNGVERVSAMEFVRKKLSGEFKRLDGECSFEMPVKDHSAWSDYFDLSLDGKTSDSRWLGYRRADGKVFAREVGGRKISQLWKVAFTGLFEELNRAVRLGVLKGLAELGADNAEEFLVRYARIFFRDYYDHFDMETSLDYVLEPVSGERNALKLGRIYYLALLANHSCPRFWENLDTRVAFGNVSVMAKALVELMEYFDGDELQGLFIEAYLKLLNFESLYHLWDLSAMSSLEGWETGEKAWLDALKPEVPNSGYNVVTRAALYVGKRDLRGELRALIGHYNLDWAVADTGHIPGEVHGEWENREWCEHLG, from the coding sequence ATGGAGATGAAGTACGCCCACCACTTCCACGCCTACCAGCCCGGCGACATCGTCTACGTTAAAGACGGTGACGGGGATAAACCCATAGAGTACAAGGAGAGAAAAAGCCCCGTTGCGATAAGAATCCGTGGAGAAGAAGTCCGGGGTGAGAACTGGACGAGGGCGATGCTCTATTCCTACGAGCACATAGCCGATACCCTCTCTCGCATGAAGGGCGTGAGCATAGACATCGAGCCCTTCACCTTCCTGATGCTCCTTCGCTATCATAAAAGCGCCTTTGAAGAAACCGTTGAACTTCTCCGGAGATTTGACGCCGTCCCTACAATGCCATTCCACCCGATAGTTCCCCACCTTGATGAGTTTGAGCAGAGAATCCTGGCGAGGGTCTCCTTTGACTTCTACGCCCCGCTGATGGGTGACCGGCCTGTAATCGGCTACTGGCTTCCCGAAGCGGTTATAACGAGAAGAACCGCCCAACTGGTTGAGTCATCGACGGACAAAAGGCTCGTCTTTCTCCTCGATGAGAGACAGCTCCTTTACGACTTTCCCCAGGCGAAGCACTCCTGCAACCGCTATTCAAGCTCCTTCGTCTTCGGAAGGGAATGGGGCATAAGCGACGCCTTCGCCTTCAATACGCTTGACGTTCCCGGCCTGATTAGAGAGACCCTCTCCTACCACGATGACCACAAGGAGAACCTCGGCGTTCCCTATCTAATCTTCACGGCCAGCGACCTTGAGAGCCTCCTCGGAAACCCTGCACAGCTCGACCGCTTCACCGCCTGGATGGAGGGACTTGAGAGAAACGGCGTCGAAAGGGTCTCCGCCATGGAGTTCGTAAGGAAGAAGCTCTCCGGTGAGTTCAAGCGCCTTGACGGCGAATGTTCCTTTGAGATGCCCGTTAAGGACCACTCCGCCTGGAGCGACTACTTCGATTTAAGCCTCGACGGGAAGACGAGCGATTCCCGGTGGCTTGGCTATAGACGGGCCGATGGGAAGGTTTTTGCGAGGGAAGTGGGCGGAAGGAAAATCTCCCAGCTCTGGAAGGTGGCCTTCACAGGGCTCTTCGAGGAGCTCAACAGGGCCGTGAGGCTTGGTGTTCTGAAAGGCCTCGCGGAGCTTGGGGCCGATAACGCTGAGGAGTTCCTCGTTCGCTACGCGAGGATTTTCTTCAGGGACTACTACGACCACTTTGACATGGAAACGTCTCTCGATTACGTCCTTGAACCCGTCTCCGGGGAGCGGAATGCCCTGAAGCTCGGCAGGATTTACTATCTTGCCCTCCTCGCCAACCACTCCTGCCCGCGCTTCTGGGAGAACCTGGATACGCGCGTTGCCTTCGGCAACGTCTCGGTCATGGCAAAGGCCCTCGTAGAGCTGATGGAGTACTTCGACGGCGATGAACTTCAGGGTCTCTTCATCGAGGCCTACCTCAAGCTCCTCAACTTCGAGAGCCTCTACCACCTCTGGGACCTCTCTGCTATGTCCTCCCTGGAGGGCTGGGAGACGGGTGAGAAGGCGTGGCTCGATGCGTTGAAACCTGAGGTTCCCAACAGCGGTTACAATGTCGTGACGAGGGCGGCCCTCTACGTTGGAAAGCGCGACCTGAGGGGCGAGCTGAGAGCGTTGATTGGGCACTACAACCTCGACTGGGCCGTCGCTGATACGGGCCACATCCCGGGCGAGGTTCACGGGGAGTGGGAGAACCGCGAGTGGTGTGAGCACCTGGGATGA